A window of Limanda limanda chromosome 4, fLimLim1.1, whole genome shotgun sequence genomic DNA:
TGCTCCCAGATCTCCTCGGAAACCTTTCTGACCGATGACTCCTTGCAAACCTCGACTTCCCAACTCGCCCTTCATCCTCTGGAGGACGCCTTGTTCCACCGAACTGTCAGCCATCGCAGCTGGAGACAAATAATCGGTGAGTTTTTAGTTGAAAAATGACTCTAGTGGTCATAGAGGCAATGTGGCGATGAAACAAAGACACCAGACATTAGCAAGGTGAAAGTTCTGGGTTTGAATtcagaagtgttttttttaccatctggctctcctttctctcccttcaCTCCGGCCCACCCGTCCCTGCCGGGGGATCCTGCCGCGCCTGGACGTCCGTCGCAGCTCGCGTCGTATTGGGCGGCCTTCAGGAGCAAAGCCACACCCACCAGAACAGCCATCCCATAATAACCTCCCATGGTCCAGTAACTGTTAATggtaagaagaaaaagaagaagaagaagaagaagaaggaagagagaaagtaACATATGTTTGTCTTTAGCAGTATTTGTAGACCCCGTGTTTCCAATTTGACTTTTATGATTATGACTAATATTGATTTgatctaatttatttatttaatttctgacaGGGGGGAGAAGTTTTTAAAACAGCGTTTAAATCTTCAACAGTTAAATGTGTCGAAACAAATATGTAATTCCAATTTTcctgaacaaaataaaatactcaaAGGACACACGACAAGttataaaaagacagaaaatgatgaatgaaatgaTGATGTTACTTTGGTAGAAGTTTAGCGTCATTAATTTTTGATTTCACTTTTCCTGTTGTAGTTTGGTTAAGTTAAGATAAGTTAAGTTTAGAGGTGAAATATTCCCTTTCTGGTAGAAAAACTTCTCTTGTGTGCATGAAACAcaattttttacagttttgttgGATTGTGTAACAGTAaattacattaatattaatgatttaaTGATAAATGCaactaaatgttatttttcataGAAATGCACTGACACTAATGATTGTCTGGACGTCAGTgtaaagacttttattttaatttaacattagCTATTATGAGCAAGAGTCACCATCAGAGCTAAACTTCCAATTAACTGACAAACTGAAACAACAAATACTGTCCTTTTGATATCGACATTTGAATGTTGGAGATTTTACTCACCAGCCGAAGTTTCTGTCTCACCAGCAGAGTTTAGGATCTGCAATGAaagactcactgacacacacaaacagaaacacacagacacacacacacacacagacacacacacagtcacacactcaacacgcacacacgttgGTGAGGAACTGAAACCGACAGAATCCCCGATCTGTTGAGTTTCtagtttaaaaatattaaactaAATGAAACTTATAAATATTGACCAACCTAACATTGAAGAGTTACGTTTCCATGGCGACACCTGCTGACCAGTGAGACCAAATGacaaaaaatctctctctctctctctccatctccatccattcatctgtccGTCTATCAACagtatttgaaagaaaaatacattttagatatttttattgattttgcaaatataaaattaaaatacaaacttaGGAAATTCAAAGTGCAATTTACTCTTTTCAGAAATGTAGGGTTTATTCAAGTTGCTCTTGTGAGTGTTGTTTTCTCAATGTGGCTTGAGTTCTTTTAAATCTGAGACGACAGCTCAGCACATTATCCTCGGACTCGTCTCTAACtgagagtttctctggtcacgaAGACTTTTCCTTGTGAAATCCTCAGTGGGAGTCGGTCCAAAGTGCCCATGCATGGGAACAGCCTGACGGTGAAGgcgtgtgtgaaggtgtgtatGTGAGCGTTGGTGTCGGGATCGAAGAAGCACAGTTTCCCTCTGCTCCAGTCCAGATGGACGCTGATCCTCTGGAGCTTCTTCTTCACCCGCAGGACAGCCGGTGGATCTCCTAACATGCGAGCGCTGTATTTACCGTTGTAAAACTCAATTTGCCAGAACCAGGACTTTATTCGTGCCTTCTTGTGGAGCAACTCTGCCGCAGCGCCAACGAACCAGGCGGCGTTGTCTCGCACGTCCACCTCCCAGGTGTGGACCCCTGAGTTCAGGCCCTCCCAGCCCCGGACGGAGCGGTGGTAGTCGATCCTCTCTGGGTTTTCTGGGAGCGTCCGTCTCTCTCCTTGTCTCACACTGGTCAGGTCCTCGGACAGGATGAATTCTGGGTTAGCAGTGTTGGgatccagaaccacaggactgtaggagaccatctccttcatcttgttccagatgttgaaggtCAGGTTGCCCAGGtgtttggcctcgtctatcagagctccatAGAGCAGCTCTGGatcctccagcagggggcgctgctggactctttccactgcagccttgtactTGAGCAGGAATGAGGCGTCCTCAGatctcagctcctcctctgtgactctGACCGTGTGAGACAGAGCTgctatgtctctgctcagagcctcagtctgctccttcatcatctgactcttctgctcctcttcctccctcagagcagtgatcctggcctcctcttcctcctttagaAACTGGCGAAGCTTCTCAAACTGCTCCTGTatctgcttctctgtgtgtcGGGCCTGGACCTGGATGTGCTGTGCTGTTTGGTCCCAGTTTCCTTTAACTTGTTCCAGCTGCTTCAGTTTCTCCTGCAGAGGCCTGAGAGAGTTCCCCAGCTCCTTTTTGAATTCCTGTGCAAATTCGTggatgggtctgaatctgtggttgttgtgtgtctttgaatCCCTGCAGATGAGACACGCCGGCTGCTggtggtccagacagaagagtttgAGCTTCTCGGCGTGCAGACTGCAGAGGGACTCGGATCCTGCTGACGCTCTCTGCTCTCGCTCCAGTAGGAAGCTCTCGCACAGGTTCATCAGAGCCAGGTTACGAGGCGGTTCGCTCCTCGATGATCTCCTCTTACACACGGGACACTCCTGTGTGGGCGTCCCTCTCCACCATCTCAGCAGACAGGCTTTGCAGAAGCTGTGGCTGCACGTCAGGACAACCGGGTCTTTAAAGATGTCCTGGCACACCGGACAGGAGAGATCCTCGTCAGGTCGGAAAGACATTTAAAGGctgaaagcacaaacacaccagcgTGAAACTGAAATGTGTGACTCCTCTCTGTCGCTCTACAAACTTCCCTGAGGGTTTCATACACACTGACCCTCTACGCACACATGCGAGCAGCCAGCAGCAGGTTCAAACGTGTTGGTaggtcctgctgtgttctcctcTCTCAGGGACGTTACGAATCTGGTCTAAAAGAGATTGttattgtgtctctgtgtgtgtgtttgtgtgtgtgtgtgtctcacttcCTGGTGGAGGAGCGGCAGTCTGTTTCCTGGTTTGCCTCAGGTG
This region includes:
- the LOC132999733 gene encoding nuclear factor 7, ovary-like, giving the protein MSFRPDEDLSCPVCQDIFKDPVVLTCSHSFCKACLLRWWRGTPTQECPVCKRRSSRSEPPRNLALMNLCESFLLEREQRASAGSESLCSLHAEKLKLFCLDHQQPACLICRDSKTHNNHRFRPIHEFAQEFKKELGNSLRPLQEKLKQLEQVKGNWDQTAQHIQVQARHTEKQIQEQFEKLRQFLKEEEEARITALREEEEQKSQMMKEQTEALSRDIAALSHTVRVTEEELRSEDASFLLKYKAAVERVQQRPLLEDPELLYGALIDEAKHLGNLTFNIWNKMKEMVSYSPVVLDPNTANPEFILSEDLTSVRQGERRTLPENPERIDYHRSVRGWEGLNSGVHTWEVDVRDNAAWFVGAAAELLHKKARIKSWFWQIEFYNGKYSARMLGDPPAVLRVKKKLQRISVHLDWSRGKLCFFDPDTNAHIHTFTHAFTVRLFPCMGTLDRLPLRISQGKVFVTRETLS